The following are encoded together in the Lathyrus oleraceus cultivar Zhongwan6 chromosome 3, CAAS_Psat_ZW6_1.0, whole genome shotgun sequence genome:
- the LOC127127892 gene encoding disease resistance protein RPM1 encodes MAEVAVSLVIDQLLPLLREEAKLLRGIHKEFADIKDELESIQAFLKDADKRASTTEGVKTWVKQVREAAFRIEDIIDDYLIHVGQQPPHPGCVFLLHKLKTIIPSRQIASEIQDIKLSVRGIKERSERYRFQHSLEQESSNSRESQNSKWHDPRVAALYVEEADVVGYELQRDGLTDWLVKGRDERTVVSVVGMGGQGKTTLAKKVFESKNVIRHFDCRVWITVSQSYSVEGLLRDMLLNLYKQKGEDPPEDIFQMDRESLTGEVRNYLQKKRYVVVFDDVWSEHFWDDIEFSVSDNKNGSRIFITTRNLDVAMSCKKSSFVEVLELQPLTQEQSLELFNKKTFKFDYGGCCPKELNGISYEIVRKCKGLPLAIVAVGGVLSAKEKNVFEWQKFNENLSFELSKSTHLIGIQEILGLSYDDLPYHLKSCLLYFGIYPEDYEVKTKILIQQWIAEGFVKEERGKTLEEVAEGYITELIHRSLVQLSSVRIDDKVKGCRVHDLIRDMVLKKFEDLNFCKHISEDEQSSLSGTVRRLSITTTSDDFIERTETSHVRSILVFTNKESNVYSVRRFPTKYRRLKVLDYKFSRLSNVPKELGSMVHLKYLSLGYIREAKIPNSIGMLKNLETLDLRAANVNELPKGISKLRKLRHLIGSGLSLIRLKNGVGEMTSLQTLCYVNLGMDGALEVIKELGKLKQIREIGLLNVRREDYSVLSSSIAEMKQLEKLHVKLSSTASNEFIDLNLTSPSSKLRKLTLRGRLKKLPEWILELQNLVVLRLKLSCLTEDPMKSLNSLQHLLILSIGVGAYGGLNLHFQDGWFQKLKEMNVGSSNELKEIIIDKGAMPSLKKLQLYGLPRLKNIPTGIQHLEKLEVLHFRSMQVDFLQRNSSEDWNWIMEHVPVVEISPVDGKVIRNSRS; translated from the coding sequence ATGGCGGAAGTGGCAGTGTCATTAGTTATTGATCAACTACTTCCATTGTTAAGGGAAGAAGCCAAGCTGTTGAGAGGTATTCACAAAGAGTTTGCAGATATTAAAGATGAGCTTGAAAGTATTCAAGCATTCCTTAAGGATGCTGATAAAAGAGCTTCAACAACTGAAGGAGTCAAAACATGGGTTAAGCAAGTTAGGGAAGCAGCTTTTCGCATTGAAGACATCATTGATGATTATTTGATCCATGTGGGACAGCAGCCTCCTCATCCTGGATGTGTATTTTTACTCCATAAACTCAAAACTATTATCCCGAGCCGCCAAATAGCGTCTGAGATTCAAGACATTAAGTTATCTGTTCGTGGGATCAAGGAAAGAAGCGAAAGATATCGCTTCCAACATTCCTTAGAACAAGAATCGAGTAATTCTCGAGAAAGCCAGAATTCCAAATGGCACGATCCTCGAGTGGCTGCTCTTTACGTTGAGGAAGCTGATGTTGTGGGCTATGAACTACAAAGAGATGGGTTGACTGATTGGTTGGTAAAAGGAAGAGATGAGCGCACCGTAGTTTCTGTAGTTGGAATGGGAGGGCAAGGAAAAACCACTCTTGCCAAGAAAGTTTTCGAAAGCAAGAATGTAATTCGACACTTTGATTGTCGAGTATGGATCACTGTGTCTCAATCATATAGCGTTGAAGGGTTGTTAAGGGACATGTTGCTAAACTTATACAAACAAAAAGGAGAAGATCCTCCTGAGGATATTTTTCAAATGGACCGAGAGTCATTGACGGGTGAGGTGAGAAACTACTTGCAGAAAAAGAGGTATGTTGTCGTGTTTGATGATGTTTGGAGTGAACATTTCTGGGATGATATTGAATTTTCTGTAAGTGATAATAAAAATGGAAGTAGGATATTTATCACAACAAGAAACCTAGATGTTGCGATGTCTTGTAAAAAATCTTCTTTTGTTGAAGTGCTTGAGTTGCAACCCTTAACTCAAGAACAATCTTTGGAGTTGTTCAATAAGAAGACATTCAAATTTGACTATGGTGGGTGTTGTCCAAAGGAGCTGAATGGTATATCTTATGAAATTGTTAGAAAATGCAAGGGATTACCACTAGCAATTGTTGCCGTTGGTGGTGTTTTGTCTGCAAAAGAGAAAAATGTTTTCGAGTGGCAGAAATTTAATGAAAATCTTAGCTTCGAGCTATCGAAAAGTACACATTTAATTGGGATACAAGAAATTTTAGGCTTAAGTTATGATGATTTGCCTTACCATCTCAAGTCATGCTTGTTGTATTTCGGAATATATCCGGAGGATTATGAAGTTAAAACAAAGATTCTGATTCAACAATGGATAGCCGAAGGGTTTGTGAAGGAAGAAAGAGGGAAGACTTTGGAAGAAGTTGCGGAAGGATATATAACAGAGTTGATCCACAGAAGCTTAGTGCAATTATCTTCAGTTAGAATTGATGATAAAGTTAAGGGTTGCCGTGTTCATGATCTAATACGCGATATGGTCCTGAAAAAATTCGAGGACTTAAACTTTTGCAAGCATATTAGTGAAGATGAACAATCATCCTTAAGTGGAACAGTTCGCCGCCTATCAATAACAACCACTTCTGATGATTTCATTGAGCGTACTGAAACATCACATGTTCGATCAATACTTGTTTTTACAAATAAAGAATCAAATGTATACTCCGTGAGGAGATTTCCTACAAAATACAGACGCTTAAAGGTTCTTGATTATAAATTTTCGCGATTGTCGAATGTTCCTAAAGAGTTGGGAAGTATGGTTCACTTGAAGTATTTAAGCTTGGGGTATATAAGAGAAGCTAAAATCCCAAACTCCATTGGCATGCTCAAGAACCTAGAGACCTTGGATCTAAGGGCTGCTAATGTTAATGAGTTGCCAAAAGGGATTAGCAAGCTTCGAAAGCTAAGACACCTTATCGGCTCCGGATTATCTTTGATTCGATTGAAGAACGGTGTTGGAGAGATGACATCCCTACAAACACTATGTTATGTTAATTTAGGTATGGATGGAGCTTTAGAGGTGATTAAAGAGTTAGGAAAGCTGAAGCAGATCAGAGAAATAGGGTTGCTTAATGTTCGTAGAGAAGATTACAGCGTTCTATCTTCCTCGATCGCTGAAATGAAACAGTTGGAAAAATTACATGTTAAACTAAGTTCTACAGCTAGCAATGAGTTCATTGATTTGAATTTGACTTCACCGTCAAGTAAGCTTCGAAAACTTACGCTACGCGGGAGGCTAAAGAAGTTGCCAGAGTGGATTTTAGAGCTTCAAAATCTTGTTGTGTTGAGGTTGAAGCTCTCCTGTTTAACTGAAGATCCAATGAAATCGCTCAACAGTTTGCAACACTTGTTGATCCTGTCTATAGGCGTCGGTGCTTATGGAggtttaaatttgcattttcaaGATGGATGGTTTCAGAAACTAAAGGAAATGAATGTTGGATCTTCAAATGAATTGAAAGAGATTATTATCGACAAAGGAGCGATGCCTTCTCTGAAAAAGCTTCAGTTATACGGACTCCCTAGACTGAAGAATATACCGACTGGCATCCAACACTTGGAGAAGCTTGAAGTTCTCCATTTTCGGAGTATGCAAGTTGATTTTTTGCAGCGAAATTCTTCCGAGGATTGGAATTGGATTATGGAACATGTGCCCGTTGTAGAAATTTCTCCGGTTGATGGAAAAGTTATTCGAAATTCAAGGAGTTAG
- the LOC127127893 gene encoding uncharacterized protein LOC127127893 has translation MQFSWYTINQISNLPLNARSDKLEVFVVMVGCFPSTPKKLAMTIACSLSGAVVLAVGMHLSYVNVEPQRARTMARDKLVLDTLRKKYGYIPPSEVRSMARSDSSKENS, from the exons ATGCAGTTCAGCTGGTACACCATTAATCAGATTTCAAATCTTCCCCTCAACGCCCGATCAGACAAACTCGAG GTATTTGTGGTAATGGTGGGGTGTTTCCCTTCGACACCCAAGAAATTGGCAATGACCATTGCATGTTCCCTCTCTGGGGCTGTCGTTTTAGCTGTTGGGATGCACCTTTCTTATGTCAATGTTGAACCCCAACGAGCCCGAACTATGGCTCGCGATAAATTGGTCTTAGATACATTGAGAAAGAAGTATGGTTACATTCCTCCATCAGAGGTCCGAAGTATGGCTCGCAGTGATTCCTCAAAAGAAAATAGCTGA
- the LOC127129309 gene encoding uncharacterized protein LOC127129309: protein MNVWRQDFQRCECPICDKPINLLIPTDVNKSRHNPEVLSKIHAYNHTFGPISNIPIFFLYHVLFRDLLLNNVSPTIYFNARFFIGIIMMFVYMYSPLREVFGTRILPLFGLLWIPHTASIYKSELCIRHGGNFRR from the exons ATGAATGTTTGGCGGCAAGACTTTCAACGTTGTGAATGTCCAATCTGTGATAAACCTATTAACCTTTTGATTCCAACAGATGTGAACAAGTCTCGTCACAACCCTGAAGTTCTGTCTAAAATACATGCTTATAACCATACGTTTGGTCCTATATCTAATATTCCCATTTTCTTTCTTTATCATGTGCTTTTTAGGGACCTCCTTTTGAATAATGTATCTCCTACTATTTATTTCAATGCTCGTTTCTTCATTGGT ATAATAATGATGTTTGTATACATGTACAGTCCTTTGAGAG AGGTATTTGGAACGAGAATACTTCCTCTATTTGGGCTATTATGGATACCACATACTGCTTCCATCTATAAATCAGAACTTTGCATCCGTCACGGGGGTAATTTTAGAAGGTAA